The following proteins come from a genomic window of Sorex araneus isolate mSorAra2 chromosome 1, mSorAra2.pri, whole genome shotgun sequence:
- the TCIM gene encoding transcriptional and immune response regulator, whose protein sequence is MKAKRRGQQVTIMSTSLRVSPSIRGYCFDTASRKKAVGNIFESTDQESLQRLFKNSGDKKAEERAKIIFSIDQDLEEKTRALMALKKRRRDKLFQFLKLRKYSIKVH, encoded by the coding sequence ATGAAAGCAAAGCGGAGAGGCCAGCAGGTGACCATCATGTCCACTTCGCTGCGCGTGAGCCCGTCCATCCGCGGCTACTGCTTCGACACGGCCTCCAGGAAGAAAGCGGTGGGCAACATCTTCGAAAGCACAGACCAGGAGTCCCTCCAGAGGCTCTTTAAAAACTCTGGCGACAAGAAAGCGGAGGAAAGAGCCAAGATCATCTTCTCCATCGATCAAGACTTGGAGGAGAAAACACGAGCCCTGATGGCcctgaagaaaaggagaagagacaAACTTTTCCAGTTTCTCAAACTGCGGAAATATTCTATCAAAGTCCACTGA